taaagATCTTTAAGTAACGCGTAAGGTAATGAAAATGCAATCGCCTAACAATTATAAAGGCAGACAAAACAAACCCGTTGGTGTTACGTAATCTAAAACAGAGCTAGGTTTCATATGACGTGAGTAACGTACGAATAAGTGTAACAAACAATTCAACTGAGATCATCCATTACCAAACTATTTAGGTTAAACTATCCTgatgaaactatattttacaatttttttttatttaggacaCATGCTGAAtacaatcaaaacatataaaaatgactaTTTACTTCCCAAATCATGACTATTACAAAcgatgtattaatatttaattttaataagtgtaAAGATTAGACAAAACTGCCAACTTAAGtcctttttaatacaatattaaaattctatacttaattcttaatgttttaaaacactGTTAGACgtaaacttattataaactttgCAGAGTTGCTgtttatctacatatataaaaatgaatccctatttcctttggtcacgccatcacgcgtgaacggctggaccgatttcacaattttttttttgttgtgtttggtattgtcaggagaaggatcttatgaaagaaaatgaaGGACGtggagcggaacgttagaaaatttaagaaaaaataatttcagcgattaacagaatgcgcgctgcaaattcatagttaaacaGAACAAGTTTTGTCGAATCagctagtaatataaaattgtatgatgTCACTATGATAGGAAGTAGATAACTAATGTTTCcaatagttgtaaatattaGCTAATATTTGAGTATTATTGCTGGTAAGGACAGATTCGTATTCCCAGAGACACGGCGAGCATTCATTGATGGTCCCATcgcaagttaaaaatattttattttaatattataaattgtaaaaattgcTACCGCAGGACAGGTTTTACAAAAGGTTCTCTCCggcggggaatcgaaccccggtCTCCCGCGTGACAGGCGGGGATACTGACCACTATACTACCGAAGACTTGAAAATACTGAcaaatttagttatataaataatcaattatgatataatagtaataaaataaaaaaaataattattaaaaaaaatcctaagaTTCCATAAACCATGATCTGAAACCagacaataatattttctttaccagtaaaataatacaaaactaattttataaaacttaatcaCAAGAATAGTCGCTTGGTTGTGAATAGCATCATATAATGATCACCAACATTACAACTTCGATCTACATAGAAACATTACAAGTCTCATGATTAATAATAACACTGGATAACCAAAACTACAGTGCTTTGCATCTGCTTGGCGACTGACAAGACTTCACTCCACATGCTAGTCCAGAAGAAATCCTTAGATCTCACAATAAAACTGACACAGTTCTGAAACATTATTAGATGAGGTATCGAGGCGCGAAGAAGTAACGGATGGAGAACAAGATAAATCCAAATGGATAACAACAGCATCGACTCGCATCTACATAACTATTGTATCCCATTGGAGAAGGCAATGACTTCACATTTCATAAAGGTGGTCTCTTAGCAGGCTCTGGATAGTACTTCTTAGTCTACTTCAATTGATCCCCTGGCAGACACAACCGTACACACAATTATGGTAAATCCTATCGATTCCTTAGTGATGTTCTTTAGGTCAAGTCACTAGTCAGTATTTAGTAGTCAGTGGTCAGTAAGAAAAACCAGGTTATACTAACTACCGAAGAATGCAATATCCCACATCATTCCAGATAACTATTTCCTTTACACTTTCATGTTTTCAATACTGTAATGTCTTATAAAAGATTTAGTGCAGTATTTGCCTATATTTCATCATGCATCATCagatattcttattttattgctgtgaatgccGAGACTaacttgctgttcgcctgatggtaagtaatacgaccgcccataaagagtagaaacaccatccaatgtcttgaattacaaagtattgttcggtgtTCCaatgccatcctgagacttgagatgctaagtcttattatgtccagtagttacactggctacaatgtcatacATTCAAGAACACCAGCATCTGCTTTCCTTTCATAGACGTATATTATTGGTCGATTGTTATTACGCATTATTTTCCACAATTCGTTTGAGCTCCGTTATAGAACTTACCTGCAGTGTAAGCCTGAAGTAACAGCAACAACGGTAACATGGTCAAATTCGATGATCGACTGATTAGACGAGCGAGCTGCCGTGCCGCCGCGAGGGTGTTTACAAACATTGGAGGAAATACAGCACGATGGCAGGTGCGGAGTTAGGGGATGTAAGCTTGAGTCCCAATTTATGTGGAGGAATTGAGTATGAAGAAACTTAGATGAACAGTGAAAGGAAAGGGTCCAAAGATgctttgaataattaaatatttggtcTTAAAGGAATACAGatcttttatcccgaaaaatgcATAGtgccgaaataaaatattaaatgcttaCAGATTACTTTTTGCTGTTTCACGTTGGGAACATTctgtttccaaaataaataattcgtaaaacaattaaagatGGCAAGctacaaaaatcaataattaagtacaaaacaaaaatgctAATCAGATACCGGAAATATAATTCGCACGAGTCAAAAGATTCTCTCCggcggggaatcgaaccccggtCTCCCGCGTGACAGGCGGGGATACTGACCACTATACTACCGAAGACTAGAGAATACTGACATATTAGAATGTCAGTTCATTAACTTTCAATTTATATCCATttgcaaaatcatcgtctgccaacgatggagccacaatctaaaaattgaattgaattgaatatcCATTTGTCACGTTTAAGCCAATTTGCTCCGTGTGGTTCATAAGTGACAGATTGGCGAAGAATAAGGCGCTGTGTTGAAAACCCTGGTGTAAAAACTCTGCCTACATCACTTGCTCCACGCCATAAGCATGTATGTCTTAAGTAAGCAACATAATTTTCCTACAAGGAATTACCAAACCTCAAATTCTATCATATGAATGCAAATAGTGTTATTACTATCTCTGGCTGTTAATATGTCTCTCCtttgagtaaaatctcaagtaggTATTTAATGTGTTGAGTTACTTAATACGCCAAACTTAAGTAATCATTTATGAGCTTATGCTCTATTACTgcctccaagcagcagtgtgtagtcctTATTGTGGTCCGGTTTGAAGACCTTTGTAGCCAATGTCtaaggatggcaagcgcagtggaatatcaaataatacttttaattcaaggtgttgaatggtgtttctattgttcaagctcgtctcgtctttcaaaactataaaaagttAACTAGACGCTGTTTCATAAACAAAACCTTACATTTTCATAGATCAACGTCATCTCATCAATGCAGTGGCAATGTGTTTGAGCGGAAAGGGAATATGGTTGatatctatgaaaaaaaaaatgttttgaaggaACCATCAAAgtagttttgaattaaaattgcgTTAGATATACCAATAAAGCCTATCACATGTTACTATTGACAAAGTCTGTGAAATAGTTTACTACGTCCTTACCTAACCCGTTATCAATAAAGGCGTGAACATGTGGTACTCCTCCAAATCCGTCCCATCGTCTGGTAACAATATCTTAAGTAAACAGCGCGTTAAACGTCGTTTCGCCGCCATGTTGCGTGCTTGCTTGCTCGTCTGTTCGCTCGTGTCCGGTAAGTTTACTGCAATTTTGGAATAACTTgcattttacattgttttctgTTTATCATCCGCAGGAAGTATCATTTGCCGAATTCCAGCTTTAATGTTTGTCTGATCTAATATATTGTACCAAACTTGAAATATTCTTGCGAAATTTTGTATTTCTGATTGATTCATATCAGTGATACCaagattattatattcttatattacaattatgagAACCAAAATATATCAGGAtgcaaaaatcaataaaacaaaacctctccggcggggaatcgaaccccggtCTCCCGCGTGACAGGCGGGGATACTGACCACTATACTACCGAAGACTTGCGGAAAACAGCCAAATAGAAGTTAGCTTAGCTTAGCTCTTATTAACTATAATTGTGTTTTATGCAATTACTGCTGCAGCCTTTGTAATATGTAAATCGTGTACAGCGTATTGTGTGCTGATGCTTTTTACCCCTTTGCCGAATGCCATTGCCCATTGTCCAATTACACGTCACACTGACAGACCCTAATATTGACACAGCCACGGACTCTGAAACTCGCATTGACACCTACAAAACTGACGTAGACCCTGAAGCTAACCCTGGCAATGTTCTTTACTCTCAGATACTAAACTATTCAAAATACGCATACCTTCTTCCAGGAACCGAGCTCTCATTTCAATATCAGCCCTATCGTCGAAGCAATGAGCCTTGTAAGATATGCTATGGGGAAGACTGCCTGCAGATGAACCAGGCAAGGTGCGAGTACTACGTGGAAACAGATGAGATACTGCATGAAGAAAAGATCGAGGAAGTTGATAATCATGAGATGAGGGAGGAAGTAGATCGATTGATGTACCGGTTTATGGAGAAaggtgatttatttattgatttatttaaggacctccaacgtaGGATGCacggcttataataaatacaatgtcgtagtatttgtacaattagcaatgtgacgtgcctcttcaattataggagaccacagcatgcaaatttatatattaatacagcggcaaaaataataataaggttattcACAATCTAGATGTTCTTAGACGTATTTAGAGACTTAAAGCTTTAAGGACTATAATTTAGGATTTACGGATGCCTAGCACAAAATGAATGCAGACTTTTATAGTGATACCTTCTGAGACTAATAATGAAATCTTAAAATGGTGGAAAATTAATGAGGATTTTTACCAAATTAATCATTTGAAATTATCATATTTGTTACAGCATCTGATGCCAACACTGAATGTATACCACTAGTATCTCAATATACGGATTGCACTAAAGGTAAGTAATATTAGATCCTTCGGTCTACTCCTAGATGATTGTACATAGGATATTTATATCTGCTCAGACCTTCCATACTGGCCTATATAAGTtagtcgcgtttcgggatcagcccgtgtatatctgGCTTCAAACAGGCgggcataataaaataaaataaaattgcctgAGTTGTGATCTCTCGTCTGTCGATCTATCTTGCCCCTACTCCCCTAATCATTAAATGCAGTAATCTCACTTTgccgtataaaattattatgtaatcttGTAATACGAATTGCATCTTGTGGCTGCATTGTGATACgattatttaatatgtctcaTTTAACAAGTCTTCGGTAGTATAGTGGTCAGTATCCCCGCCTGTCACGCGGGAGaccggggttcgattccccgccggagagaaaccttttaaattttcatttttaatgtttacccttattttaaaaatattctttatatctTTGTAACTTATCTGAaagtgtgtgtagtctaccaatccgcactaagcgaGCGTGGTGGTCTAAAGGCAAAACCCTGTCAATAGTAG
The genomic region above belongs to Manduca sexta isolate Smith_Timp_Sample1 unplaced genomic scaffold, JHU_Msex_v1.0 HiC_scaffold_214, whole genome shotgun sequence and contains:
- the LOC119191940 gene encoding uncharacterized protein LOC119191940, with translation MWYSSKSVPSSGNNILSKQRVKRRFAAMLRACLLVCSLVSGTELSFQYQPYRRSNEPCKICYGEDCLQMNQARCEYYVETDEILHEEKIEEVDNHEMREEVDRLMYRFMEKASDANTECIPLVSQYTDCTKENICVGCKTCSCDLSGSWNCTTVSRCRADVVTDIDHRMLVFIIENLMNAQTNKRTKRNTEENLNKLTTNKISFAQISQWMFGVPPLNSKETTQNSAISSATENINNITSFTGKTIIIIFFFINS